The Sphingopyxis fribergensis genome contains a region encoding:
- a CDS encoding amidohydrolase family protein: MKPLFSTLLSSLLVLASPALAAQMQGDVIIRHVTIVDVEGAKTVAAQAVVLKGEDIVAVGADAAIAKDWRAARTVEGKGRYLIPGLWDMHVHFGGGPELIEENKALLPLYVANGITTIRDASGDLPDQVLAWRGEIANGSLFGPRLLSSGAKLEGIAPLWKGTIEVGSEAEVDAALARLKDRDKVDFVKITDSTLKPELFLYALRRAKALGLRTSGHIPMALTTGQAVGAGISSIEHLDYAYNAGARDEAAIAADFAAGRIDRAEANRRLDAGFDRDTAMTAYRSFAAKGVFVTPTLNGSRIIAWLDRDDHSNDAGLAYIGPKLRKTYDWRVERAAKADAAAIAARHKHIDDMASILPMLAEAGVPIIAGTDAGFLNSFNYPGFGLHDEIALFAAKGLTPAQALASATRAGPAWFGWLDRYGAIKPGMEADLVLLNRNPLEDITATRAIDTVVMRGTVHDRAALDKMLADTKTRVAAWNAEAAAP; this comes from the coding sequence ATGAAGCCGCTGTTCTCAACGCTCCTGTCATCGTTGCTCGTCCTCGCTTCCCCCGCGCTTGCGGCGCAGATGCAGGGCGATGTCATCATACGGCACGTCACAATCGTCGACGTCGAAGGAGCGAAGACGGTTGCAGCGCAGGCGGTCGTATTGAAGGGCGAAGATATTGTCGCGGTCGGCGCCGACGCCGCGATCGCGAAGGACTGGCGTGCGGCGCGAACCGTCGAGGGAAAGGGGCGCTATCTGATCCCCGGGCTGTGGGACATGCATGTCCATTTCGGCGGCGGCCCCGAACTGATCGAGGAAAATAAGGCGCTGTTGCCGCTCTATGTCGCGAACGGCATCACGACGATCCGCGATGCGTCGGGCGACCTGCCCGACCAGGTCCTTGCGTGGCGCGGCGAGATCGCAAACGGCAGCCTGTTCGGCCCGCGCCTCCTCAGCTCGGGCGCGAAGCTCGAGGGGATTGCCCCGCTCTGGAAAGGGACGATCGAAGTCGGCAGCGAAGCGGAGGTCGATGCCGCGCTCGCGCGCCTGAAAGACCGTGACAAGGTCGATTTTGTAAAGATCACCGATAGCACGCTGAAACCCGAACTGTTCCTCTATGCGCTGCGGCGCGCGAAGGCGCTTGGGCTGCGGACGTCGGGCCATATCCCGATGGCGCTCACGACCGGGCAGGCTGTCGGCGCGGGAATCAGTTCGATCGAACATCTCGACTATGCCTATAATGCCGGCGCGAGGGACGAGGCCGCGATCGCCGCCGATTTCGCCGCGGGCCGCATCGACCGCGCCGAAGCGAATCGCCGACTTGACGCGGGATTCGATCGCGACACCGCGATGACGGCTTATCGAAGCTTCGCGGCGAAGGGCGTGTTCGTGACGCCGACGCTGAACGGTAGCCGCATCATAGCATGGCTCGACCGCGACGATCATTCGAACGATGCTGGCCTCGCCTATATCGGGCCGAAGCTGCGCAAGACCTATGACTGGCGTGTCGAGCGCGCCGCCAAAGCCGACGCTGCGGCGATCGCGGCGCGGCACAAACATATCGACGATATGGCTTCGATCCTGCCGATGCTCGCAGAGGCCGGGGTGCCGATCATCGCGGGGACGGACGCGGGCTTTCTCAACAGCTTCAACTATCCGGGCTTTGGGCTGCACGACGAGATCGCGCTGTTCGCCGCAAAGGGGCTGACCCCGGCGCAGGCACTCGCCTCGGCAACGCGCGCCGGGCCGGCGTGGTTCGGCTGGCTCGATCGTTATGGCGCGATCAAGCCCGGCATGGAGGCTGACCTGGTCCTGCTCAACCGTAATCCGCTTGAGGATATTACTGCGACGCGCGCGATCGACACGGTGGTCATGCGCGGCACGGTGCATGATCGCGCGGCGCTCGACAAGATGCTCGCCGATACGAAAACCCGGGTTGCGGCATGGAATGCCGAGGCGGCGGCGCCCTAA
- a CDS encoding CBU_0592 family membrane protein, with translation MGALQISIEVIGWVAAAIILASYILLSLGRIAPRGYLYQWMNVIGASGFVLNSGYNGALPSAGLNVVWAAMGLFTLWSIWRARHVAQAAVP, from the coding sequence ATGGGGGCCCTCCAGATTTCCATCGAGGTCATCGGCTGGGTCGCCGCCGCGATTATCCTCGCCAGCTATATCCTGCTTTCGCTCGGCAGGATCGCACCGCGCGGATATCTCTATCAATGGATGAATGTGATCGGCGCGAGCGGATTTGTGCTGAATTCCGGCTATAATGGCGCGCTGCCCTCCGCGGGGTTGAATGTCGTGTGGGCAGCGATGGGCCTCTTCACCTTATGGAGCATCTGGCGCGCGCGTCATGTGGCTCAGGCTGCGGTCCCTTAG
- a CDS encoding ribosomal protein L7/L12 has translation MPRASAPPPIVRIGDERIDEEEIRELLRQDRKIEAIKRVRDRTGLGLAEAKDAVEAVEHKMR, from the coding sequence ATGCCACGCGCGTCGGCGCCGCCACCTATAGTAAGGATCGGCGACGAGCGGATCGACGAAGAGGAAATCCGCGAGCTCCTCCGTCAGGACCGCAAGATCGAGGCAATCAAGCGCGTTCGCGACCGCACCGGCCTGGGCCTTGCCGAAGCAAAGGATGCAGTCGAAGCGGTCGAGCATAAAATGCGCTGA
- the acnA gene encoding aconitate hydratase AcnA, whose product MTTTGNDTLATRSTLSVGGKNYAYYSLDKAAAKLGDVSRLPFSMKVLLENLLRFEDDGFTVSTADIQALVDWQKDPHSNREIQYRPARVLLQDFTGVPCVVDLAAMRDAIAKLGGDTSKINPLVPVHLVIDHSVMVDEFGHPKAFEQNVEIEYYRNGERYDFLKWGSKSLSNFKAVPPGTGICHQVNLEHIAQAVWSSEDADGTTVAYPDTCVGTDSHTTMINGLGVLGWGVGGIEAEAAMLGQPVSMLIPEVVGFKFTGKLKEGVTATDLVLTATQMLRAKGVVGRFVEYFGPGLASLSLADRATLANMAPEYGATCGFFGVDDKTLDYMRLTGRSDENIALVEAYAKAQGLWIVEGAADPIFTDTLELDLGSVVPSLAGPKRPQDRVSLPDVDDVFNADMVNVYNKKQQRVAVEGKDFDIGDGDVTIAAITSCTNTSNPGVLVAAGLVAKKADALGLKPKPWVKTSLAPGSQVVTDYLIKAGLQQHLDNIGFNLVGYGCTTCIGNSGPLAEPISKAINENGLVAAAVISGNRNFEGRVSPDVRANFLASPPLVVAYALKGTVIEDFTTTPIGQDQQGKDVFLADIWPTNLEVAEAVAGAVDRDMFVARYAHVYKGDEHWQKIEVEGSDTYQWRAGSTYVANPPYFEGMTMTPAPVADIIDAKPLAILGDSITTDHISPAGSIKADSPAGKWLMEHQVSKADFNSYGARRGHHDVMMRGTFANIRIKNEMVPGIEGGMSRYGEEVMPIYDAAMRHKADGTPLVVIAGKEYGTGSSRDWAAKGTNLLGVRAVIVESFERIHRSNLVGMGVLPLQFVDGQTRETLGLTGDDQFTITGVADLKPRQTVTVNVTRADGSTFSFDTLCRIDTANEVEYYMNGGILHYVLRKLAA is encoded by the coding sequence ATGACGACCACGGGCAACGACACGCTTGCTACCCGCTCGACGCTGAGCGTCGGCGGCAAGAATTACGCATATTATTCGCTCGACAAGGCCGCGGCCAAGCTGGGCGACGTCTCGCGCCTGCCGTTCAGCATGAAGGTGCTGCTCGAAAACCTGCTGCGATTCGAAGATGACGGCTTCACCGTGTCGACCGCCGATATTCAGGCGCTGGTCGACTGGCAGAAGGACCCGCATTCGAACCGCGAGATCCAGTATCGCCCCGCGCGCGTGCTGCTACAGGATTTCACCGGCGTTCCGTGCGTCGTCGACTTGGCGGCCATGCGCGATGCGATCGCCAAGCTGGGCGGCGACACGTCGAAGATCAACCCGCTCGTCCCCGTCCACCTCGTCATCGACCACAGCGTCATGGTCGACGAATTCGGCCATCCGAAGGCGTTCGAACAGAATGTCGAAATCGAATATTATCGCAACGGCGAACGCTACGACTTCCTGAAATGGGGGTCGAAGTCGCTGTCGAATTTCAAGGCGGTGCCCCCGGGCACCGGCATCTGCCACCAGGTGAACCTTGAACATATCGCGCAGGCGGTGTGGTCGAGCGAGGATGCCGACGGCACGACGGTCGCCTATCCCGACACCTGCGTCGGCACCGACAGCCACACGACGATGATCAACGGGCTGGGCGTGCTCGGCTGGGGCGTCGGCGGGATCGAGGCCGAGGCCGCGATGCTCGGCCAGCCCGTGTCGATGCTCATCCCGGAAGTCGTCGGGTTCAAATTCACCGGCAAGCTGAAGGAAGGCGTCACCGCGACCGACCTCGTGCTCACCGCGACGCAGATGCTGCGCGCCAAGGGCGTCGTCGGCCGCTTCGTCGAATATTTCGGCCCCGGCCTTGCGTCGCTGAGCCTCGCGGATCGTGCGACGCTCGCCAATATGGCGCCCGAATATGGCGCAACCTGCGGTTTCTTCGGCGTCGATGACAAGACGCTCGACTATATGCGTCTGACCGGGCGCAGCGACGAGAATATCGCGCTGGTCGAGGCCTATGCCAAGGCGCAGGGCCTCTGGATCGTCGAGGGGGCCGCGGACCCGATTTTCACCGACACGCTCGAACTCGACCTTGGCAGCGTCGTGCCGTCGCTCGCGGGGCCGAAGCGTCCGCAGGACCGCGTCTCGCTCCCCGACGTCGACGATGTGTTCAACGCCGACATGGTCAATGTCTATAACAAGAAGCAGCAGCGCGTGGCCGTAGAGGGCAAGGATTTCGACATCGGCGACGGCGACGTCACCATCGCCGCGATCACCAGCTGCACCAACACGTCGAACCCCGGGGTGCTCGTCGCCGCAGGCCTCGTCGCGAAGAAAGCCGATGCGCTGGGGCTGAAGCCCAAGCCGTGGGTCAAGACCTCGCTCGCCCCGGGGTCGCAGGTCGTCACCGACTATCTGATCAAGGCGGGCTTGCAGCAGCATCTCGACAATATCGGCTTCAACCTCGTCGGCTATGGCTGCACCACCTGCATCGGCAATTCGGGGCCGCTGGCCGAGCCGATTTCGAAGGCGATCAACGAGAACGGCCTCGTCGCCGCGGCCGTGATCTCGGGCAACCGCAACTTCGAAGGCCGCGTGTCGCCCGACGTGCGCGCGAACTTCCTCGCTTCGCCGCCGCTCGTCGTCGCCTATGCGCTCAAGGGCACGGTGATCGAGGATTTCACCACCACCCCGATCGGCCAGGACCAGCAGGGCAAGGACGTGTTCCTCGCCGACATCTGGCCGACCAATCTCGAAGTGGCCGAGGCGGTTGCGGGTGCGGTCGACCGCGACATGTTCGTCGCGCGCTACGCGCATGTCTACAAGGGCGACGAGCATTGGCAGAAGATCGAGGTCGAAGGTTCGGACACCTATCAGTGGCGCGCCGGATCGACCTATGTCGCCAACCCGCCGTACTTCGAGGGCATGACGATGACCCCGGCGCCCGTGGCCGACATCATCGACGCCAAGCCGCTCGCGATCCTCGGCGACAGCATCACGACCGACCACATCAGCCCAGCGGGCTCGATCAAGGCGGACTCGCCGGCTGGAAAATGGCTTATGGAACATCAGGTTAGCAAGGCCGACTTCAACAGCTACGGCGCCCGCCGCGGCCACCACGACGTCATGATGCGCGGCACCTTCGCCAACATCCGCATCAAAAACGAAATGGTCCCCGGCATCGAAGGCGGCATGTCGCGCTATGGCGAAGAGGTCATGCCGATCTATGACGCCGCAATGCGCCACAAGGCCGACGGCACCCCGCTGGTCGTCATCGCGGGCAAGGAATATGGCACCGGCTCGTCGCGCGACTGGGCGGCGAAGGGCACGAACCTGCTCGGCGTCCGCGCGGTGATCGTCGAAAGCTTCGAGCGCATCCACCGCTCGAATCTCGTCGGCATGGGCGTGCTGCCGCTCCAGTTCGTCGATGGCCAGACGCGCGAAACGCTCGGCCTGACCGGCGACGACCAGTTCACCATCACCGGCGTCGCGGACCTCAAACCGCGCCAGACGGTGACGGTGAATGTCACCCGCGCCGATGGTTCGACCTTCAGCTTCGACACGCTCTGCCGCATCGACACCGCGAACGAGGTCGAATATTATATGAACGGCGGCATCCTGCATTACGTGCTGCGCAAGCTGGCAGCGTAA
- a CDS encoding 2OG-Fe(II) oxygenase — MKNIWEVWTSALSLEECDDIIAKAEAYPVKTATVGFEQSNRVDEKLRESSVRWLPPHREPALVQRIMGFVRSSNRTNFGFDIVEPFDIQFTEYHGSRNGKYDWHHDVRLTSSAPYDRKLSVVIQLSHRDDYEGGEFEFSTVAHPGTVFEPRGSMLIFPSFLQHRVLPVTKGTRHSLVTWIEGPQWR; from the coding sequence ATGAAGAATATATGGGAAGTCTGGACCTCTGCTCTCAGTCTTGAAGAATGTGACGACATCATCGCAAAAGCTGAAGCCTATCCCGTCAAGACGGCTACGGTTGGCTTCGAACAGAGCAACCGCGTGGACGAGAAATTACGCGAATCGTCGGTCCGATGGTTGCCCCCGCATCGCGAACCCGCGCTGGTTCAGCGCATCATGGGTTTCGTCAGATCGTCGAACAGGACAAATTTCGGGTTCGACATCGTCGAGCCGTTCGACATTCAATTTACCGAATATCATGGCAGCCGGAACGGAAAATACGACTGGCATCATGATGTCCGCCTGACGAGCAGCGCGCCCTATGATCGCAAGCTGTCGGTGGTGATTCAGCTGTCACACCGCGACGATTATGAAGGCGGTGAATTCGAATTTTCCACGGTGGCGCACCCGGGCACGGTGTTCGAGCCGCGCGGCAGCATGCTGATCTTTCCTTCCTTTCTACAGCACCGTGTGTTGCCCGTTACCAAAGGCACGCGACACAGTCTGGTGACCTGGATCGAGGGCCCGCAATGGCGCTGA
- a CDS encoding RidA family protein — protein MPDNPEARAFQEAVGYADAVIAGDTVYLSGVVAGPAGEGAAGLDAGYERAFKHIAATLSRGG, from the coding sequence ATGCCCGACAACCCCGAAGCGCGCGCTTTTCAGGAAGCGGTTGGCTATGCCGATGCAGTCATCGCGGGCGACACCGTCTATCTGTCGGGCGTAGTCGCGGGGCCGGCGGGCGAGGGCGCGGCGGGGCTCGACGCGGGCTATGAGCGCGCCTTCAAACATATCGCCGCGACGCTGTCGCGCGGGGGCTAG
- a CDS encoding GGDEF domain-containing protein, translating into MNGQFFIQLLNPGIGLLFATAFLLLWLNRRERYVAYAAAAYTASAIAFLILDVGPVLPMELQRLPANMGFLATGMLFAAAIIKRYDRPVPWRAMSVTAAISIAAFLWFLLGHPSIAARILTISIGAGIIAAMVVVALWPIEKRHLIDRVLFWVALFSALNLIVRPVVLLSLGGGFDDYIGFQQSVYWTTVQFTQAMVSIVAAISLMVAVALDQIAELRREADGDDLSGLLNRRGFEAQADAALRRAQSEARPVALLVADLDRFKSINDTHGHAVGDAIIAAFGAHVRRIGPAHMIAGRIGGEEFALLVPGASIEAARQIAEAVRTGLQAACADRIPANLCPTTSIGLAIGAPGATLSALMQEADQALYEAKRTGRNRVRTFTPKPVRLAAGA; encoded by the coding sequence TTGAACGGACAATTTTTCATCCAATTGCTCAATCCGGGCATCGGCCTTTTGTTCGCCACGGCCTTTCTACTGCTCTGGCTGAACCGCCGCGAGCGTTATGTCGCCTACGCCGCCGCCGCCTATACCGCGTCGGCCATCGCTTTCCTGATCCTCGACGTCGGCCCGGTGCTGCCGATGGAACTGCAGCGCCTGCCCGCCAATATGGGCTTCCTCGCCACCGGCATGTTGTTCGCGGCGGCGATCATCAAACGCTATGATCGTCCCGTCCCGTGGCGCGCGATGAGCGTCACCGCGGCGATCTCGATCGCCGCCTTCCTCTGGTTCCTGCTCGGCCACCCCAGCATCGCCGCACGCATCCTCACCATCAGCATCGGCGCGGGAATCATCGCCGCGATGGTCGTCGTCGCGCTCTGGCCGATCGAAAAACGCCATCTTATCGACCGTGTGCTGTTCTGGGTCGCGCTATTCTCGGCGCTCAACCTCATCGTCCGCCCCGTCGTGCTGCTATCGCTTGGCGGCGGCTTCGACGATTATATCGGCTTCCAGCAGTCGGTCTACTGGACCACCGTCCAGTTCACGCAGGCGATGGTGTCGATCGTCGCGGCGATCAGCCTGATGGTCGCGGTCGCGCTCGACCAGATTGCCGAGCTCCGCCGCGAAGCCGACGGCGACGATCTCTCGGGCCTGCTCAACCGCCGAGGGTTCGAGGCGCAGGCGGACGCCGCGCTCCGCCGCGCCCAGAGTGAAGCGCGCCCCGTCGCGCTGCTCGTCGCCGACCTCGACCGGTTCAAGTCGATCAACGACACTCACGGCCATGCGGTCGGCGACGCGATCATCGCCGCGTTCGGCGCGCATGTCCGCCGCATCGGTCCCGCCCATATGATCGCGGGGCGCATCGGCGGCGAGGAATTCGCGCTGCTCGTCCCCGGCGCGAGCATCGAGGCCGCACGCCAGATCGCCGAGGCGGTCCGCACCGGCCTGCAAGCCGCGTGCGCCGACCGCATCCCCGCCAATCTCTGCCCGACGACCAGCATCGGCCTTGCCATCGGCGCCCCCGGCGCGACGCTCTCGGCATTGATGCAAGAGGCCGACCAGGCGCTCTACGAAGCCAAGCGTACGGGGCGCAACCGCGTCCGCACCTTCACCCCCAAACCCGTTCGCCTCGCCGCCGGAGCCTAA
- a CDS encoding LacI family DNA-binding transcriptional regulator, whose amino-acid sequence MLRPTSFDVAERAGVSQSTVSRALRNSPGVNAETRARVSAAARELGYVVDRHASSLRLKSSETIALVTICRPGEDRSAINPFYFALLGSIAAATSARGFNLLVSFQENPDNFRADFVASGLADAMIVIGTTSNRPAWDYFAQAQASGLDFVCWGSPGSPFHWMRSENDIGGQLAAEHFVRDGRRRIAFVGPQQSPQRQFDERRDGFSAALAAHGLTAIVAEPPAAADRHAQGVAAVQALLEAHPDTDAIFAASDMLALGVLQGLKDAGRRVPEDIALIGFDGIRAGTLADPALTTLEPDLDAAGEALVAMALEDDERTRSGTRIPVHLVVRGST is encoded by the coding sequence ATGCTGCGTCCCACATCGTTCGATGTTGCCGAGCGCGCCGGCGTGTCGCAATCGACCGTCTCGCGTGCGCTCCGCAACAGCCCCGGCGTCAACGCCGAAACGCGCGCGCGCGTCTCTGCCGCGGCGCGCGAGCTGGGCTATGTCGTCGACCGCCACGCCTCGTCGCTGCGCCTGAAAAGCAGCGAGACGATCGCGCTCGTCACCATCTGCCGTCCCGGCGAGGACCGCAGCGCGATCAACCCTTTCTATTTCGCGCTGCTCGGCAGCATCGCCGCCGCAACCTCGGCGCGCGGGTTCAACCTGCTCGTCAGCTTTCAGGAAAATCCCGACAATTTCCGCGCCGATTTCGTCGCCTCGGGGCTCGCCGACGCGATGATCGTCATCGGCACCACCAGCAACCGCCCGGCATGGGACTATTTCGCGCAGGCGCAGGCCTCCGGCCTCGACTTCGTCTGCTGGGGCAGCCCGGGCAGCCCCTTCCACTGGATGCGCAGCGAGAATGACATCGGCGGCCAGCTCGCCGCCGAACATTTCGTGCGTGACGGCCGCCGCCGCATCGCCTTTGTCGGACCGCAGCAGTCGCCGCAGCGCCAGTTCGACGAGCGCCGCGACGGCTTCTCCGCCGCGCTCGCCGCGCACGGCCTCACCGCAATCGTCGCCGAACCACCCGCCGCCGCCGACCGCCACGCGCAGGGCGTCGCCGCGGTGCAGGCGCTGCTCGAGGCGCATCCCGACACCGACGCGATCTTCGCCGCCAGCGACATGCTCGCGCTCGGCGTCTTGCAGGGGCTCAAGGACGCCGGGCGCCGCGTGCCCGAGGATATCGCGCTGATCGGCTTCGACGGTATCCGCGCGGGCACCCTCGCCGACCCCGCGCTCACCACGCTCGAACCCGACCTCGACGCCGCAGGCGAGGCGCTCGTCGCGATGGCGCTGGAGGATGACGAACGCACGCGCAGCGGCACGCGCATTCCCGTCCACCTTGTCGTTCGTGGCTCCACCTAG
- a CDS encoding DUF2891 domain-containing protein, whose product MELTPDHAVRFATATLAHLGREYPYKMDLVLTGPEDAKPPREHHPIFHGSFDWHSCVHGWWQLLRLARRFPDLPIAAEIRARADAMLVPEKVMGERAFLDRPYSAAFERPYGWAWLLALHAETEAHDAPWAAALEPLAAAFAARFRAFLPKLTYPLRVGTHFNIAFALVLARHWAETRDPALVTLIDTNARDWFAQDRDCQAWEPGGDEFLSSALTEAHLMATVLADDFPGWFDAFLPRVAHQQPATLFTPANVSDRSDGKIAHLDGLNLSRAWSWRAIASALGPAHAVTPVAEAAAQRHLAAALPHVTGDYMGEHWLASFALLALDGLAD is encoded by the coding sequence ATGGAATTGACCCCCGACCACGCCGTCCGCTTCGCGACCGCGACCCTCGCGCACCTCGGCCGCGAATATCCGTACAAGATGGACCTCGTCCTCACCGGCCCCGAAGATGCGAAACCGCCGCGCGAGCATCACCCGATCTTTCACGGCAGCTTCGACTGGCACAGCTGCGTCCATGGCTGGTGGCAGCTCCTCCGGCTCGCCCGCCGCTTCCCCGACCTCCCCATCGCCGCCGAAATCCGCGCGCGCGCCGACGCGATGCTCGTCCCCGAAAAGGTCATGGGCGAACGCGCCTTCCTCGATCGCCCCTATTCGGCCGCCTTCGAGCGCCCCTATGGCTGGGCGTGGCTCCTCGCGCTCCATGCCGAGACCGAAGCGCACGACGCCCCCTGGGCCGCCGCGCTCGAACCGCTCGCCGCGGCCTTTGCCGCGCGCTTCCGCGCCTTCCTGCCCAAACTCACCTATCCGCTGCGCGTCGGCACCCATTTCAACATCGCCTTCGCGCTCGTCCTCGCCCGCCACTGGGCCGAAACCCGCGACCCGGCGTTGGTGACATTGATCGACACCAATGCCCGCGATTGGTTCGCTCAGGATCGCGACTGCCAGGCATGGGAACCCGGCGGCGACGAATTCCTCTCCTCCGCACTCACCGAAGCGCATCTGATGGCGACCGTCCTTGCCGACGACTTCCCCGGCTGGTTCGACGCCTTCCTGCCCCGCGTCGCACATCAGCAGCCCGCCACCCTCTTCACCCCCGCCAACGTCTCCGACCGCAGCGACGGCAAGATCGCGCATCTCGACGGGCTCAATCTCAGCCGCGCGTGGAGCTGGCGCGCCATCGCGTCGGCGCTCGGCCCCGCGCACGCTGTCACGCCCGTCGCCGAAGCCGCCGCGCAGCGTCACCTCGCCGCCGCGCTCCCGCATGTCACCGGCGACTATATGGGCGAACATTGGCTCGCGAGCTTCGCGCTCCTCGCCCTGGACGGCCTCGCCGATTGA
- a CDS encoding DUF979 domain-containing protein: protein MITLGFVYVLTGLTFALFAVLGLADRGNPKRFGNAAFWGLLALSMLAGDYLGDFGNGCLVLALVAIAGTGQIGRAPGGDVAPDVQAERAAKHGPFLLLVALIIPAVALAGTFLFKWIPGLADPKQATLISLALGVLIALGVGMARLKPPPLLPLQQGRRLLDAVGWAAILPQMLASLGAVFALADVGEVVGDLIGTAIPQGSLFGAVLAFGLGMALFTIVMGNAFAAFPVMLAAIGMPLLIKQYGGDPAVVAAIGMLAGFCGTLMTPMAANFNLVPAALLELKNPYGVIKAQVGTALPLLAVNILFIWLFAF from the coding sequence ATGATCACGCTCGGCTTCGTCTATGTCCTCACGGGGCTCACCTTCGCGTTGTTCGCCGTCCTCGGCCTCGCCGACCGCGGCAACCCCAAACGCTTCGGCAACGCCGCCTTCTGGGGCCTGCTCGCACTCTCGATGCTCGCCGGGGATTATCTCGGCGACTTCGGCAACGGCTGCCTCGTCCTCGCGCTCGTCGCCATCGCGGGCACCGGCCAGATCGGCCGCGCCCCCGGAGGCGACGTCGCGCCCGACGTGCAAGCTGAACGCGCCGCAAAACACGGCCCCTTCCTGCTCCTCGTCGCGCTGATCATCCCTGCGGTCGCGCTCGCGGGCACCTTCCTGTTCAAATGGATTCCCGGCCTCGCCGATCCCAAGCAGGCGACGCTCATCTCGCTCGCGCTCGGCGTGCTGATCGCGCTTGGTGTCGGCATGGCGCGCCTCAAACCCCCGCCTTTGCTCCCACTCCAGCAGGGCCGCCGCCTGCTCGACGCCGTCGGCTGGGCGGCGATCCTGCCGCAGATGCTCGCCAGCCTCGGCGCCGTCTTCGCGCTCGCCGACGTGGGCGAAGTCGTCGGCGATCTTATCGGCACCGCGATCCCGCAGGGCAGCCTGTTCGGCGCCGTGCTCGCCTTCGGGCTCGGCATGGCGCTGTTCACGATCGTGATGGGCAACGCCTTCGCGGCCTTCCCCGTGATGCTCGCCGCGATCGGCATGCCGCTGCTCATCAAACAATATGGCGGCGATCCCGCAGTGGTCGCGGCGATCGGCATGCTCGCGGGCTTCTGCGGCACGCTGATGACCCCGATGGCAGCGAACTTCAACCTCGTCCCCGCCGCCTTGCTCGAACTCAAAAACCCCTATGGCGTGATCAAGGCGCAGGTCGGCACCGCGCTGCCGTTGCTCGCGGTGAACATCCTCTTCATCTGGCTGTTCGCCTTCTAA
- a CDS encoding DUF969 domain-containing protein, with protein MLVLIGILIIIAGFLLRFNPLLVIMASALATGLAAGLDLTAIVAAFGKAFNDTRYVSIVWIVLPVIGLLEAYGLQQHARTLIGRMKGATLGRLLTSYLLLRQAMAAVGLTSVAGHPQTVRPLVAPMAEAAAEAKNDALTDDQREEVKAFAAATDNVGLFFGEDIFLAIGSILLMKGVLDGYGYQIEPLHFSLWAIPTAIAAFLIHGFRLRRLEQRMTKKAVGA; from the coding sequence ATGCTCGTCCTGATCGGTATCCTCATCATCATCGCGGGCTTCCTGCTCCGCTTCAATCCTTTGCTCGTGATCATGGCCTCGGCGCTCGCGACCGGGCTCGCTGCGGGGCTCGACCTCACCGCGATCGTCGCCGCCTTCGGCAAGGCGTTCAACGACACGCGCTATGTCAGCATCGTCTGGATCGTCCTCCCCGTCATCGGCCTGCTTGAAGCTTACGGCTTGCAACAGCATGCCCGCACCTTGATCGGCCGCATGAAGGGCGCGACGCTCGGGCGCCTGCTCACCTCCTACCTGCTGCTCCGCCAGGCGATGGCGGCGGTCGGGCTGACCTCGGTCGCGGGGCATCCCCAGACCGTCCGCCCGCTCGTCGCCCCGATGGCCGAAGCCGCGGCCGAGGCAAAGAATGACGCGCTCACCGACGACCAGCGCGAAGAGGTCAAAGCCTTCGCCGCCGCGACAGACAATGTCGGTCTCTTCTTCGGCGAGGATATCTTTCTCGCCATCGGTTCGATCCTGCTGATGAAGGGCGTGCTCGACGGCTATGGCTACCAGATCGAGCCCTTGCACTTCTCGCTCTGGGCGATCCCGACCGCGATCGCCGCCTTCCTGATCCACGGCTTCCGCCTCCGCCGCCTCGAACAGCGCATGACGAAGAAGGCGGTCGGCGCATGA